Proteins encoded by one window of Rhodamnia argentea isolate NSW1041297 chromosome 6, ASM2092103v1, whole genome shotgun sequence:
- the LOC125315532 gene encoding uncharacterized protein LOC125315532, which translates to MHRLVEQFLKLKPAKFTGKGDPEAAPRWIEDPEKALEVLGCTEEEKVMLARYRLRDTASDWWKATRGRVFPEGTLPNWTIFTEVFNGKYFSETAREQKMLEFQQLRQNHMTVDQYEAEFSRLTKYAPRMVENPLDRARRFRDGLRPELRSRPIPLNLRDYDELYERGQIVERDMKERAAASGSRFMPVGDNRRFGKSPMMENRRFVPPIRRNNGKPEAREWTLPE; encoded by the exons CTTGGTAGAGcagtttttgaaattgaaaccggCGAAGTTTACCGGGAAAGGTGACCCGGAAGCcgcacctcgttggatagaagatCCGGAGAAGGCACTTGAGGTGTTGGGTTGCAccgaagaggagaaagtgaTGCTGGCAAGATATCGGTTGCGGGACACGgctagtgattggtggaaggccactaggggaagagttttcccggagggtacATTACCGAATTGGACTATCTTCACCGAAGTCTTCAATGGGAAATACTTTTCGGAGACTGCTCGGGAGCagaagatgttagaatttcagcagctcCGCCAGAACCATATGACGGTAGATCagtatgaggctgaattctcgAGACTGACAAAGTACGCTCCTAGAATGGTAGAGAATCCATTGGATAGAGCGAGGAGGTTTCGGGACGGATTGAGGCCGGAGCTTCGCAGTCGGCCGATCCCGCTGAATTTGAGGGATTATGATGAGCTATATGAGCGGGGTCAGATAgtggagcgagacatgaaagagagagcTGCCGCATCTGGATCGCGGTTCATGCCCGTCGGGGACAACCGTCGGTTTGGCAAGAGCCCCATGATGGAAAATAGGCGTTTTGTCCCTCCAATCAGAAGAAATAATGGGAAGCCG GAGGCAcgggaatggaccttgcccgagtag